The Thermococcus alcaliphilus genomic interval TGATATACTCGTTAAGTATGGCTTTTCACCGCTCCAGAATCCTGTGCTCAGAAAATCCCTCGCAAGGACGGTAACCCTAAAGCAGGCAAAGAAGCTCATCGGCATGAGCGACGAGCGCTTTGAGGAAATGATGAGGGATCTGAGGAGCCTGGAGAGAGGGTGAGCTCCCCCCGCCACATTTTCACACAATTGTTCGGGCTTTCACGTTTCATCTTGAGAAAACCTTAAATATTCCAATCGTCATAAAAAGTATCATGAAGACCAACGCTTTTGAGGCCGTTGCAAAATATGTCTATCCATCTCTCAGGAGAAGGGTAGTAGAGATTTTAAGAGAGAAAGGACTTAGCCAAATTCAGATAGCTGAGCTTTTATACATAACTCAATCAGCCGTCTCTAGATACCTGAGAATGAATAGGGGTGCTCTCATAGAGGTAGAGAAATTCCCGGACATTAATGAGAAGTTGAAAAGACTCGCAGAGATTATAATGAAGGAGAAGCCCGATGAGTATTATATCCATGGAGAACTCGTCAAAATTGCCATTGAAATGCTTGGAAAAGGCTATGTTTGCTCCTTCCACTCCAAAGTAGACCCGGAGATAGATCCAAAGCTCTGCAGGATATGTATAGAGACATTTGGGTAAACTTCACTGCAAAGCTATCAGGAGTGCAAAAGCCATTATCAGCAGTATCTCGTAAGTTTCTATTAAAGCCACAGATGGCCATCCAATAAGGGTTCCAATAATTGCGAGAATAAAAAGTAGTGTCGAAATATTTCTAACCCTTTTCTCGCTTCCTAAACCATAAAGAAACATTCCGAGAAAGAACTGAACAAAAAAGTATGTGGAAACAAAGACATGGGGTCTAGTTCCCCCAGGATAGAGTCCTATAAGTGCAAGGAATATTGCGGCCACGCTTATATAAGCACCTCCAACGGTCTGAAGTTTTGTTTGAGAAATGAGAACCAAATATACCGCAAAAAGCATTACAAATAGTGAAGAGACTATCAGCCCATAATTGTAAATCCAAGGTGCGTTAGCTTCTCCTGTCCCAAGATTACTGAGCGCGTGTTCAAAAAACGAGAACCAATTGTTTTTTGAGACTGCCCAGAAAGTAAAAAGCCAATAAGTCATTCCTCCCGCTATTCCGGAATACTTCAAGACCTTGATTCTCATGATTTAGGTTTAGCTTTGGTTAAAAATAAATCTTTCTTGAAAATTTCTTCATAAATTCATTTTTAAATCTCTTCACATGAATTTTCCTTGGGGGTGAGAGCATGGACGAGCTGGAGATGATTAGAAGAAAAAAGATGCTTGAGCTCATGAAAAAAGCAGGGATGATTGAGGTCAAGCCTAAGAAGCCAAAAGTTATCATTGAGGTCATAACTTCTCCCACTTGTCCTTACTGTCCGATAGCATGGGCAATGGCGCAAGAAATAGCGAGAAAGTACGAGGGCGTGATAGCAAAGGAAGTGAGTGTTGCAACTCCAGAAGGGCAGAGAAAGGCTATGGAGCACAACATAATGGGAACACCAACGATTTTAATAAACAACCGTGTTGAATTCATAGGCGTGCCGAACTTTGCTGAATTTGAGAGACGGGTTAGGCAATATCTTTCCACATAAACTTTAAAAATAGCCCTCTTTA includes:
- a CDS encoding thioredoxin family protein → MDELEMIRRKKMLELMKKAGMIEVKPKKPKVIIEVITSPTCPYCPIAWAMAQEIARKYEGVIAKEVSVATPEGQRKAMEHNIMGTPTILINNRVEFIGVPNFAEFERRVRQYLST
- a CDS encoding DUF998 domain-containing protein, yielding MRIKVLKYSGIAGGMTYWLFTFWAVSKNNWFSFFEHALSNLGTGEANAPWIYNYGLIVSSLFVMLFAVYLVLISQTKLQTVGGAYISVAAIFLALIGLYPGGTRPHVFVSTYFFVQFFLGMFLYGLGSEKRVRNISTLLFILAIIGTLIGWPSVALIETYEILLIMAFALLIALQ
- a CDS encoding transcriptional regulator, whose protein sequence is MKTNAFEAVAKYVYPSLRRRVVEILREKGLSQIQIAELLYITQSAVSRYLRMNRGALIEVEKFPDINEKLKRLAEIIMKEKPDEYYIHGELVKIAIEMLGKGYVCSFHSKVDPEIDPKLCRICIETFG